From the genome of Nocardia sp. NBC_01503, one region includes:
- a CDS encoding acyl-[acyl-carrier-protein] thioesterase, with translation MSVDQPLAPLPEEGMGFASAWPVRAGDVDPYQRLRFDAVARYLQDIAWEEMHSGFFHRTDPAWIVRRTIVDVVRPIHWPERVELTRWCSAMSTRWTNMRVRITSANGGLIETEGFWININEFTNMPTRISDEGLAELARTTSEHRLRWRPMLTDHTPPESDTDLTYPVRATDIDQYNHVNNAAYWQAVEQYLVDYPKLVAGPHRAVIEYIAPVLARQHVSVRSRYEPGDRTGHPVLRLWFVVGGITTTTVRIGPLPTE, from the coding sequence GTGTCAGTCGATCAGCCACTCGCCCCGCTTCCCGAGGAGGGCATGGGCTTCGCCTCGGCGTGGCCTGTCCGGGCTGGCGACGTGGATCCCTATCAGCGACTACGGTTCGACGCCGTAGCCCGCTATTTGCAGGATATTGCCTGGGAGGAAATGCATTCCGGGTTCTTCCACCGCACCGACCCGGCCTGGATCGTGCGGCGCACGATCGTGGACGTGGTCCGGCCGATCCACTGGCCCGAGCGGGTGGAGTTGACCCGCTGGTGTTCGGCCATGTCGACCCGGTGGACGAATATGCGGGTGCGGATCACCAGTGCGAACGGCGGTCTCATCGAGACCGAGGGCTTCTGGATCAATATCAACGAGTTCACCAATATGCCGACCCGCATCAGCGATGAGGGCCTGGCCGAACTCGCCCGCACCACCAGTGAGCACCGGCTGCGCTGGCGGCCCATGCTCACCGATCACACGCCCCCGGAGTCGGACACCGATCTGACATATCCGGTGCGTGCCACCGATATCGACCAGTACAACCATGTGAACAATGCCGCGTACTGGCAGGCCGTGGAGCAGTACCTGGTGGATTATCCCAAGCTGGTGGCGGGACCGCACCGGGCGGTCATCGAGTACATCGCACCGGTGCTGGCGCGCCAGCACGTGAGTGTGCGCAGCCGGTACGAGCCGGGTGACCGGACCGGGCATCCGGTGCTGCGGCTGTGGTTCGTGGTCGGCGGCATCACCACCACGACGGTGCGGATCGGACCGCTCCCCACGGAGTGA
- a CDS encoding serine/threonine-protein kinase, whose translation MANGDRAGSRFGQYELRRLLGVGGMGEVYEAYDTVRDRTIALKLLDIELAKSSTYVERFRRESRTAARLQEPHVIPVHDWGEVDGVLYIDMRLVNGCDLREHLAGRGPLEPRQAVEVVEQVAAALDAAHQIGLVHRDVKPANILLTGELFAYLVDFGIAHIESDAQLTSMGSAIGSFGYMAPERFEHSTAVAPSADVYALACVLYESLTGRPPFQADNNLSTIRAHMMTAPPRPSSRPGIPVGFDEVVAVGMAKDPGRRYPSASQLARAARAALAPVRQAQPTRATVPATETTMVVRQSFPADRRSGPVRAGPTARRPVPTNRPHPSAPLKVPPPKRFSLPVVIGLFTGVVLVGAVLSWRLLSGNDNGDVIIGAVTPTATVAPLVGSVSGTDEQGFLDAPRCNTNVPALVIGRTAASRVLICYTSTDRVFYKGFRISDGAVKIIENPLPDGSGGYTATNLSDGTQYRITAQALTIVKDGNVLGDEQMIEYAHR comes from the coding sequence GTGGCCAACGGGGACAGGGCCGGTTCGCGGTTCGGACAGTACGAATTGCGGCGATTACTCGGCGTCGGCGGTATGGGGGAGGTCTACGAGGCCTACGACACCGTCCGCGATCGAACGATCGCGTTGAAGCTGCTCGATATCGAACTCGCCAAATCCTCCACCTATGTGGAGCGCTTTCGCCGCGAATCCCGCACCGCGGCTCGGCTGCAGGAACCCCATGTCATTCCGGTGCACGACTGGGGTGAGGTGGACGGTGTCCTGTATATCGATATGCGCCTGGTCAACGGCTGCGATCTGCGCGAGCATCTGGCCGGGCGCGGTCCGTTGGAGCCGCGCCAGGCGGTCGAGGTGGTGGAGCAGGTCGCCGCCGCCCTCGACGCCGCGCATCAGATCGGACTGGTGCACCGCGATGTCAAACCCGCCAATATTCTGCTGACCGGCGAATTATTCGCCTATCTGGTCGATTTCGGTATCGCGCACATCGAATCCGACGCCCAGCTGACCAGTATGGGCAGCGCCATCGGATCATTCGGATATATGGCGCCCGAACGCTTCGAGCACAGTACGGCGGTCGCCCCGAGCGCGGATGTGTACGCACTGGCCTGCGTGCTGTACGAAAGTCTCACCGGCAGGCCGCCTTTTCAGGCCGACAACAATCTCTCCACCATTCGCGCGCACATGATGACCGCACCGCCGCGCCCCAGCTCCCGACCCGGCATACCGGTCGGTTTCGACGAGGTGGTCGCGGTCGGCATGGCCAAGGATCCGGGGCGGCGATACCCCTCGGCGAGTCAGCTCGCCCGCGCCGCCAGGGCGGCCCTGGCACCGGTGCGCCAGGCCCAGCCGACCCGTGCCACCGTGCCCGCGACCGAAACGACGATGGTCGTCCGGCAGTCCTTTCCGGCCGATCGCCGATCGGGACCCGTTCGGGCCGGACCGACTGCGCGCCGCCCGGTGCCGACCAACCGGCCGCATCCCTCCGCGCCGCTGAAAGTGCCACCGCCGAAACGGTTCTCACTTCCCGTCGTGATCGGCCTGTTCACCGGAGTCGTACTGGTCGGTGCCGTGCTGAGCTGGCGATTGTTGTCCGGCAACGATAATGGTGATGTCATCATCGGGGCCGTGACTCCCACCGCCACCGTGGCCCCACTCGTCGGATCTGTATCCGGCACGGATGAACAGGGCTTTCTCGATGCGCCCCGGTGCAATACGAACGTTCCGGCTCTGGTGATCGGCCGGACAGCCGCGTCCCGCGTGCTGATCTGCTACACCTCCACCGATCGTGTCTTCTACAAGGGTTTCCGGATCAGTGACGGCGCGGTCAAGATCATCGAGAATCCGCTGCCCGACGGCTCCGGTGGCTACACCGCGACCAACCTCTCCGACGGCACCCAATACCGCATCACCGCCCAGGCGCTGACCATCGTCAAGGACGGCAATGTGCTCGGTGATGAGCAGATGATCGAGTACGCGCACCGCTGA
- a CDS encoding serine/threonine-protein kinase gives MAAGDRAGQRFGQYELRRLLGVGGMGEVYEAYDTIRDRTVAIKLLDVELAKSPTYVERFRRESHTAARLQEPHVIPVHDWGEVDGVLFIDMRLVVGRDLKGYLAAEGPMPPQHAVGVVEQVAAALDAAHRIGLVHRDIKPANILLTGELFAYLVDFGIAHAESDAQLTSMGSAIGSFAYMAPERFEHDNALSASADIYALGCVLYESLTGEIPFKTDSNLSTIRAHMMAPPPRPSARTGVPASFDRIIATAMAKDPARRYASAGQLARAARVALLHADSQVTRASVGPTMVAPPAVQSFPPRSSQASGPVGYGEHPSGPVGYGERRSGQVDYQASQPTRYGIPATPPREHPSAPLPLPSARDRGTLPMVVGALIAVVLMLGGILAWLLLSGNDNGGTASGPGAPGTVTTSNPGTVNTTRPGPTTQPGNPATTPATPAFIGSVSGTDAQGFAGNPRCKADNPAYAIGRTAASRVLICRTGVGRYYYMGARNSDGAGIELDDPVPDGSGGFSVTNPGDGTRYTVTAAALTIVSGGKVVANEAMIEYAHR, from the coding sequence GTGGCCGCAGGAGACAGGGCCGGTCAACGGTTCGGACAGTACGAGTTGCGACGTCTGCTCGGCGTCGGCGGGATGGGCGAGGTCTACGAGGCCTACGACACCATCCGCGATCGCACCGTGGCGATCAAGCTCCTGGATGTGGAGCTGGCCAAATCGCCCACCTATGTGGAGCGGTTCCGGCGTGAATCCCATACCGCCGCACGGCTGCAGGAACCGCATGTCATTCCGGTGCACGACTGGGGTGAGGTGGACGGGGTGCTGTTCATCGATATGCGCCTGGTGGTCGGGCGGGATCTGAAGGGCTACCTCGCGGCCGAGGGGCCGATGCCGCCGCAGCACGCGGTCGGCGTGGTCGAACAGGTCGCCGCCGCCCTCGACGCGGCACATCGGATCGGCCTGGTGCACCGCGATATCAAGCCAGCGAACATTCTGCTCACCGGCGAGCTCTTCGCCTACCTGGTGGATTTCGGGATCGCGCACGCGGAATCGGACGCGCAGTTGACCAGTATGGGCAGCGCTATCGGATCGTTCGCGTATATGGCGCCCGAACGATTCGAGCACGACAATGCACTCTCGGCGAGCGCGGATATCTACGCCCTGGGCTGTGTGCTGTACGAAAGCCTCACCGGCGAAATACCTTTCAAGACCGACAGCAATCTCTCCACCATCCGCGCCCATATGATGGCCCCGCCGCCCCGGCCGAGCGCGCGCACCGGTGTGCCCGCCAGCTTCGACCGGATCATCGCGACCGCCATGGCCAAGGACCCGGCTCGCCGCTACGCCTCCGCCGGGCAGCTCGCCCGCGCCGCGCGCGTGGCACTACTGCACGCCGACAGCCAGGTCACCCGCGCCTCGGTCGGGCCGACCATGGTGGCGCCTCCCGCAGTGCAATCCTTTCCGCCTCGAAGCTCGCAGGCGTCCGGTCCGGTCGGCTATGGCGAGCATCCGTCGGGTCCGGTCGGGTACGGCGAGCGTCGGTCCGGGCAGGTCGACTATCAGGCGTCGCAGCCGACGCGGTACGGCATTCCGGCCACTCCGCCGCGCGAACATCCGTCCGCCCCACTGCCTTTGCCGTCGGCGCGAGACCGCGGCACCCTACCGATGGTGGTCGGCGCGCTCATCGCGGTGGTGCTCATGCTCGGCGGCATCCTGGCCTGGCTGCTGTTGTCCGGCAACGACAATGGCGGTACCGCGAGTGGCCCCGGTGCGCCCGGCACGGTCACCACGAGCAATCCCGGCACCGTGAACACCACCCGGCCCGGTCCGACCACCCAGCCGGGCAATCCCGCCACCACACCGGCCACACCCGCCTTCATCGGATCCGTATCCGGAACGGACGCACAGGGTTTCGCGGGCAATCCGCGCTGCAAAGCGGATAATCCCGCCTACGCCATCGGCCGCACCGCCGCCTCCCGCGTGCTGATCTGCCGCACCGGGGTCGGCCGCTACTACTACATGGGTGCTCGCAACAGTGACGGCGCGGGTATCGAACTCGATGATCCCGTGCCCGACGGCTCCGGCGGATTCAGCGTCACCAACCCCGGAGACGGCACCCGGTACACGGTCACCGCCGCGGCACTGACCATCGTGAGCGGCGGGAAAGTCGTCGCCAATGAGGCCATGATCGAATACGCGCACCGCTGA
- a CDS encoding NADPH:quinone oxidoreductase family protein: MRAAVVSKLEGPESIEVLDMPEPAAYPGGVVIEVHAAGIAFPDVLMTRGLYQMKPPLPYIVGCEVAGIVRAAPADSHVQAGDRVVALTLLGNAAAELAVTPAEMVFKLPDNVSLEAGAGVLFNDLTVHFCLTKRGRLAPGETVLVHGAAGGIGTSTLRMAKALGAGRVIAVVSTEEKAEVARANGATDVVLTDGWLAAVKEITGGRGVDIVLDPVGGDRFTDSIRSLASAGRVLVVGFTAGDIPTVKVNRLLLKNVEVIGAAWGEWVMSHPGYLQEQWAQVAPLLANGDIAPPEPVLYSLAHTAEAVSALDKRTATGKVVVTLR; the protein is encoded by the coding sequence ATGCGTGCAGCCGTGGTGAGCAAGCTGGAAGGCCCCGAGAGCATCGAGGTGCTCGATATGCCGGAGCCCGCGGCTTACCCCGGCGGGGTGGTCATCGAGGTGCACGCGGCCGGAATCGCCTTCCCGGATGTCCTCATGACCCGCGGGTTGTACCAGATGAAGCCGCCGCTGCCGTACATCGTCGGCTGCGAGGTGGCGGGCATTGTCCGTGCGGCCCCCGCGGATTCGCACGTACAGGCCGGTGACCGGGTGGTCGCGCTGACCCTGCTCGGCAATGCCGCCGCCGAACTCGCGGTCACGCCCGCCGAAATGGTGTTCAAACTGCCCGACAATGTCTCCCTGGAGGCCGGTGCGGGTGTGCTCTTCAACGATCTGACCGTGCACTTCTGCCTGACCAAGCGCGGCCGTCTGGCACCCGGTGAGACCGTACTGGTGCACGGCGCGGCCGGTGGAATCGGCACCTCCACCCTGCGCATGGCCAAGGCACTCGGCGCGGGTCGCGTCATCGCCGTGGTGAGCACCGAGGAGAAGGCCGAGGTGGCCCGTGCCAACGGCGCCACCGATGTGGTGCTCACCGATGGCTGGCTCGCCGCGGTCAAAGAGATCACCGGTGGTCGTGGCGTCGATATCGTGCTCGACCCCGTCGGCGGCGACCGCTTCACCGACAGCATTCGCTCGCTCGCCTCGGCGGGCCGGGTGCTGGTCGTCGGGTTCACCGCGGGCGATATCCCGACGGTGAAGGTGAACCGCCTGCTGCTCAAGAATGTCGAGGTGATCGGCGCGGCCTGGGGCGAGTGGGTGATGTCGCACCCGGGCTACCTGCAGGAGCAGTGGGCGCAGGTCGCGCCGCTGCTCGCCAATGGCGATATCGCCCCGCCGGAGCCGGTGCTGTACAGCCTGGCGCACACCGCGGAGGCGGTCTCGGCGCTGGACAAGCGCACCGCCACCGGCAAGGTCGTCGTCACCCTCCGCTGA
- a CDS encoding winged helix DNA-binding domain-containing protein: MKLSNQVLNRTLLARQHLLERSTLGVPQLCDHLIGLQAQDMLPPFLALWSRTVDFDQASVSAALDDRSLVRITLMRGTIHLVTPPDALRIAPHIQPELEKIPFRKGFNYGAMVGLDPDEVRAHGEKVLGDEPMSAAELRARAVELYPDRDPGAVLQTWLYQLPVLQTPPRGRWRDSSRPVWSRVEPWLGAPLDHGYPLEELLLRYLRAFGPATTMDMQTWSKLTGMKTAVAKLGDRVRTYTDDRGRTLYDAADAELADPDLPAPVRLLGWYDNVLLSHQDRSRIIPDGAAPPLRAFANQVSPVLVDGYLSGIYKIFATGDTARLRISPRRDWTKAERAAVESEARALLNFTEPDRTPSVEILSIGADPKP, translated from the coding sequence GTGAAGCTCTCCAATCAGGTTCTGAACCGTACGCTGCTGGCGCGCCAGCACCTGCTCGAGCGCTCCACGCTCGGCGTGCCGCAGCTGTGCGATCACCTGATCGGATTGCAGGCGCAGGACATGCTGCCGCCGTTCCTCGCATTGTGGAGCCGCACAGTCGATTTCGACCAGGCTTCGGTGTCGGCGGCGCTGGACGACCGGTCGCTGGTGCGAATCACACTGATGCGCGGCACCATTCACCTCGTCACCCCGCCGGACGCGCTGCGCATCGCACCGCATATCCAGCCGGAGCTCGAAAAGATCCCGTTCCGTAAGGGATTCAACTACGGAGCCATGGTCGGCCTCGACCCGGACGAGGTGCGCGCACACGGGGAGAAGGTGCTCGGCGACGAACCCATGTCCGCCGCCGAGCTGCGCGCCCGGGCCGTCGAGCTCTACCCCGACCGCGATCCCGGTGCGGTACTGCAGACCTGGCTCTACCAGCTCCCCGTACTGCAAACTCCGCCGCGCGGCCGCTGGCGGGACAGCAGCCGCCCGGTGTGGTCCCGAGTCGAGCCCTGGCTGGGCGCACCCCTGGACCACGGCTACCCCCTCGAGGAGCTGCTGCTGCGCTATCTGCGCGCCTTCGGCCCGGCCACCACCATGGATATGCAGACCTGGTCCAAGCTCACCGGTATGAAGACCGCCGTCGCCAAGCTCGGCGACCGGGTCCGCACCTATACCGACGACCGCGGCCGCACTCTCTACGACGCCGCCGATGCCGAACTGGCCGATCCGGATCTCCCGGCCCCGGTCCGCCTGCTCGGCTGGTACGACAATGTGCTGCTCTCCCACCAGGACCGCAGCCGGATCATCCCGGACGGCGCGGCCCCGCCACTGCGGGCATTCGCCAACCAGGTCTCTCCGGTCCTGGTGGACGGCTACCTCTCCGGGATCTACAAGATCTTCGCCACGGGCGACACCGCCCGTCTTCGCATCAGCCCGCGGCGCGACTGGACCAAGGCCGAGCGGGCCGCCGTCGAATCCGAGGCCCGGGCCCTGTTGAACTTCACCGAACCCGATCGCACGCCTTCCGTGGAGATCCTGTCCATAGGCGCGGACCCCAAGCCCTGA
- a CDS encoding amidohydrolase family protein, giving the protein MVPATALSTVIGDVTVYAATAEGPQWVSGQDVVVEDGRIIAIGPGAADPARDSPRVDGSGGHLIPGFVNTHTHLQQSILRGAGEGLPLLEWLHCVGEFTVAATPEQTYLAALAGGLELLRSGVTTVVEHMWPSPSEQVPAAALRALRELGIRVVFGRGIADRADPSRKWGMDPRLVQPLSEVFAHIDQLDKELAGSRISTALAVPNPRCLTPEGMAAVREYADATGKTISIHLLETGTDEDMCRLHAACSAVDYLDAGGLLGERTLAVHCVRLDEYGRSVFAERGVSVSYNPLSNMRLGSGVAPIPEMLAAGVGVGLGVDGAASNDTQDMLLALRMGAYLQRAHHRRADLLGFHDMMRLATRGAARALGDPATHSGLAVGDRADLTLIRFDRDFACLPARDPGAVLLTTASPRVVDTVWVDGEPVIRDGRSTRVDERELVRKLVGMQ; this is encoded by the coding sequence ATGGTGCCCGCTACAGCCCTGTCCACAGTCATCGGTGATGTCACCGTCTACGCCGCCACCGCGGAAGGCCCGCAATGGGTTTCGGGGCAGGACGTGGTGGTCGAGGATGGCCGAATCATCGCGATCGGACCCGGTGCGGCCGATCCCGCGCGCGACAGTCCGCGCGTGGACGGCAGCGGCGGCCACCTCATTCCCGGCTTCGTCAATACGCACACGCATTTGCAGCAGTCGATTCTGCGCGGGGCGGGGGAGGGGCTGCCGCTGCTCGAATGGTTGCACTGCGTAGGCGAATTCACGGTGGCGGCGACACCCGAGCAGACCTATCTCGCGGCGCTCGCGGGTGGTCTCGAGCTGCTGCGCAGCGGTGTGACCACGGTGGTCGAACATATGTGGCCGAGCCCCTCGGAGCAGGTGCCCGCCGCGGCGCTGCGGGCCTTGCGCGAGTTGGGGATTCGGGTCGTCTTCGGCCGCGGTATCGCCGATCGTGCCGACCCGAGTCGCAAGTGGGGGATGGATCCCCGTCTGGTGCAGCCGCTTTCGGAGGTCTTCGCGCATATCGACCAGCTGGACAAGGAGCTCGCGGGCTCGCGGATCAGCACCGCCCTGGCCGTACCGAACCCGCGCTGCCTCACCCCCGAGGGTATGGCGGCCGTGCGCGAGTACGCCGACGCGACGGGGAAGACCATCTCCATCCATCTGCTGGAGACCGGCACCGATGAAGACATGTGCCGACTGCATGCGGCCTGCTCGGCGGTCGACTACCTCGATGCCGGTGGCCTGCTCGGCGAGCGCACCCTCGCGGTGCACTGCGTCCGACTCGACGAGTACGGCCGCTCGGTCTTCGCCGAACGCGGAGTCTCGGTGTCCTACAACCCGTTGAGCAATATGCGACTCGGCAGCGGTGTGGCCCCGATCCCCGAAATGCTCGCCGCCGGAGTGGGTGTCGGCCTGGGCGTGGACGGTGCGGCCTCCAACGACACCCAGGACATGCTGCTGGCCCTGCGCATGGGCGCGTATCTGCAACGCGCACACCACAGGCGGGCCGATCTGCTCGGCTTCCACGACATGATGCGCCTGGCCACCCGTGGCGCGGCACGCGCATTGGGCGATCCCGCAACGCATTCCGGTCTGGCCGTCGGTGACCGCGCCGACCTCACCCTCATCCGCTTCGACCGCGATTTCGCCTGCCTGCCCGCGCGTGATCCCGGCGCCGTGCTGCTCACCACCGCCTCGCCCCGGGTGGTGGACACGGTGTGGGTGGACGGTGAGCCGGTGATCCGCGACGGCCGCAGCACGCGGGTCGACGAACGCGAGCTGGTCCGGAAGCTGGTCGGAATGCAATGA
- a CDS encoding ABC transporter ATP-binding protein gives MVLHDTVRDPAGTTATDLPDTEISFSGIGKRYADTGSNAVVALTDIDLAVRRGEFVAVVGPSGCGKSTLLRLAAGLEPPTSGSIAVQTDSVGFIFQEATLLPWRKVRRNVELSAELRGIDRTARRERATRALAAVGLADFAGKLPGQLSGGMRMRVSLARALTLEPELMLLDEPFGALDEITRLSMQEELLRLYRDNAFTALFITHSVSEAVFLAGRVVVMSARPGRVHEVIDIDLPYPRDRELRFEPAFTELVSRVSRSLKEAS, from the coding sequence GTGGTCCTCCACGACACGGTGCGCGACCCGGCCGGGACAACGGCGACCGACCTGCCCGATACGGAGATCTCGTTCAGCGGTATCGGAAAGCGCTACGCGGACACCGGCTCCAATGCGGTCGTCGCCCTCACCGATATCGACCTGGCGGTACGGCGCGGTGAATTCGTCGCTGTCGTAGGGCCCTCCGGCTGCGGCAAGTCCACCCTGCTCCGCCTGGCCGCCGGACTGGAGCCACCGACCTCGGGAAGCATTGCGGTGCAGACCGATTCGGTGGGCTTCATCTTCCAGGAGGCCACCCTGCTGCCCTGGCGCAAGGTGCGGCGCAATGTCGAGCTCAGCGCCGAACTGCGCGGTATCGACCGCACCGCCCGGCGCGAACGCGCGACCCGCGCCCTCGCCGCCGTAGGGCTCGCCGACTTCGCGGGCAAACTCCCCGGTCAACTCTCCGGCGGTATGCGCATGCGGGTCTCGCTGGCCCGGGCGCTCACCCTGGAACCCGAGCTCATGTTGCTGGACGAACCCTTCGGAGCCCTGGACGAGATCACCCGGCTGAGCATGCAGGAGGAGCTGCTGCGGCTCTACCGCGACAATGCCTTCACCGCCCTGTTCATCACCCATTCGGTCTCGGAGGCGGTCTTCCTGGCGGGCCGCGTGGTGGTCATGTCCGCCCGCCCCGGCCGCGTACACGAGGTCATCGATATCGATCTGCCGTATCCGCGCGATCGTGAACTGCGCTTCGAGCCCGCCTTCACCGAACTGGTATCGCGGGTCTCCCGGTCCCTGAAGGAGGCTTCGTAA
- a CDS encoding ABC transporter permease, whose amino-acid sequence MVGLAVSAPTFSHPARHLPYRLLRKAMVPLVCTGLALAAWYTVSLVLLAPDRRFLLPPPHRVFAESLSNPAKLEVMLRALAVTARVAVTGLFCAALIGVAIGVLMSQAKVVERVVYPYAVVLQAIPVLAVVPLIGLWFGYGLTARTMVCVLIAVHPIIAMTLFGIQSVDKNLRELFTLGRANRLRRLISLELPAALPSIMASLRTAAGLSVTGAVIGDMFFAKGQPGIGTLLDTYRSRLQSEDLLAALLLAALFGVAVFALFTAAQRLTVGRWHASGR is encoded by the coding sequence ATGGTCGGTCTCGCCGTCTCCGCCCCGACGTTCAGCCACCCCGCCCGGCACCTTCCCTATCGCCTGCTGCGCAAAGCCATGGTGCCGCTGGTCTGTACGGGTCTGGCGCTGGCCGCCTGGTACACGGTTTCGCTGGTGCTGCTGGCCCCGGATCGTCGCTTCCTGCTGCCGCCGCCGCACCGGGTATTCGCCGAATCCCTCTCCAACCCGGCGAAATTGGAGGTGATGCTGCGCGCGCTGGCCGTGACCGCCCGGGTGGCCGTCACCGGTCTGTTCTGCGCCGCCCTGATCGGCGTCGCCATTGGCGTGCTGATGAGTCAGGCCAAGGTCGTCGAACGCGTGGTCTACCCCTATGCCGTTGTATTGCAGGCGATTCCGGTCCTGGCGGTGGTTCCGCTCATCGGCCTCTGGTTCGGTTACGGCCTCACCGCCCGCACCATGGTCTGCGTCCTGATCGCGGTACATCCGATCATCGCCATGACGCTCTTCGGTATTCAATCGGTGGACAAGAATCTGCGCGAACTCTTCACGCTGGGCCGCGCGAATCGTTTGCGCCGCTTGATATCGCTGGAGCTTCCCGCCGCACTGCCGTCGATCATGGCCAGTCTGCGCACCGCCGCCGGACTCTCGGTGACCGGCGCGGTCATCGGTGACATGTTCTTCGCCAAGGGCCAGCCCGGAATCGGGACCCTGCTCGACACCTATCGCTCCCGACTGCAATCGGAGGATCTGCTCGCGGCCCTGCTGCTGGCCGCTCTCTTCGGTGTCGCCGTCTTCGCCCTCTTCACCGCCGCCCAGCGCCTCACCGTCGGCCGCTGGCACGCGTCCGGCCGCTGA
- a CDS encoding nitrate ABC transporter substrate-binding protein, with product MHNSLRGLSLAALATVVVATGSACSSSETDSAAVQLPAAPVEQQLAGSCPATVVVQLQWEPETDSGPIFGLLGPGYHVDSDNNEVTGPLVVDGKDTGVKLEIRAGGPAIGFQTVPSQMYVDSSITLGLTHSEHAIAAADKQPIVAVTTLLKGSPQMLMWDPKTHPDWHGIADIGKAGAPVVVSQGQLYPDWLVARGLLNAEQIDNSYDNGPSRFVADPSFAQQGFVNSEPYVYEHEVKAWNKPVGYQLLRDVGYEGYARTVNVRKDKLNELRPCLRKLVPMIQRSTAQFRADPSHVDDVVVDVVAKSANFTPYSAGQAAFGSKTLIDSGLVGADTDGVIGSFDEARVQRVIDEFAPILRKGGANVPAGLSTHDLVDKEFLDTTVTAG from the coding sequence ATGCACAACTCCCTGCGCGGGCTGAGCCTGGCCGCCCTCGCGACCGTCGTGGTCGCCACCGGCTCCGCCTGCTCCAGCTCCGAAACCGACTCCGCGGCAGTACAACTCCCCGCCGCACCCGTCGAACAGCAACTCGCCGGATCCTGCCCGGCCACCGTGGTCGTGCAGTTGCAGTGGGAGCCCGAGACCGACTCCGGTCCGATCTTCGGCCTGCTCGGGCCGGGCTATCACGTCGACTCCGATAACAACGAGGTCACCGGCCCGCTGGTGGTCGACGGTAAGGACACCGGCGTCAAGCTGGAGATCCGGGCGGGCGGACCGGCCATCGGCTTCCAGACCGTGCCCTCGCAGATGTACGTCGACTCCTCGATCACCCTGGGGCTCACGCACTCTGAGCACGCCATCGCCGCCGCCGATAAACAGCCCATTGTCGCGGTCACCACGCTGCTGAAGGGCAGCCCGCAGATGCTCATGTGGGATCCCAAGACCCATCCGGACTGGCACGGTATCGCCGATATCGGCAAAGCCGGTGCGCCCGTGGTGGTTTCCCAAGGGCAGCTGTACCCCGACTGGCTCGTGGCCCGAGGGTTGTTGAACGCCGAGCAGATCGACAACTCCTACGACAACGGCCCGTCCCGCTTCGTCGCCGATCCCTCCTTCGCCCAGCAGGGCTTCGTCAACTCCGAGCCGTACGTCTATGAGCACGAGGTGAAGGCGTGGAACAAGCCGGTCGGCTACCAACTGCTGCGTGATGTCGGCTACGAGGGCTATGCCCGCACCGTGAATGTCCGCAAGGACAAGCTGAACGAACTGCGGCCCTGCCTGCGGAAGCTGGTTCCCATGATCCAAAGGTCCACAGCACAATTCCGCGCCGACCCGAGCCATGTCGATGACGTTGTCGTGGATGTGGTCGCCAAGAGCGCCAACTTCACCCCGTACAGCGCGGGCCAGGCCGCCTTCGGCTCCAAAACCCTCATCGACAGCGGACTCGTCGGCGCCGACACCGACGGTGTGATCGGCAGTTTCGACGAGGCCCGGGTGCAGCGCGTCATCGACGAATTCGCGCCCATTCTGCGCAAGGGCGGTGCGAATGTCCCCGCCGGGCTCAGCACACACGACCTTGTCGACAAGGAGTTCCTCGACACCACCGTCACCGCCGGCTGA